The nucleotide window ATTATACACAACTAAATTCAAAGATATTTCTGAAAAATCAAAAGATATATTTTATTACTCTCTATTGAGAATATATTTAGAAAAAAAAGATATTCAAAAACTAGATCAATATGAGCGGTTATTGACTGATAAAGGAATGGCTGCTTCACTCTATAATTCTTTGGCATGGAGTTCATCAGGAGAGGATTTGGTAACTCCTCCAAAAGATATTGAGTATGCTGAAAAAATTTCTAAAAGATCATTAGATATTATTGCAAATATGCAAAAGGAATCTTCTTCTCCAGAAGAATTGCAAAATAGTTATAATATGGTTGCAGATACTTATGCCTTAATATTGTATAAATTAAATAGGTTTGACGAAGCTTTTCAATACCAAGACAAGATTAATCAATCAGGAGTTGGTATGTCTACAGATGCAAAAGAGCGTTATGCAGGTATGATGGAAAAGGTAAAAGGTTTGGAATTTACCAGAAAGTACATCGAATCCGAATTGGCCAATGGGTTAGATTCCAGAGTGATGTTGGCTCAATTAAAAGAAATATATAAAAAATCAAATTTGTCTCTTGCTGAGTATGAGAAAATTAAAGAAAAAGCGGTTGGAGCAGCCACTGCTAAAAAGAATGCAGCACTTGTAGAAAAATATGGTAGTACAGATGCAATCGGTTTTAATTTAAAAAACATAAATGGAAAAGAAGTAAAACTTTCAGATTACAAAGGTAAAGTGGTTGTTCTAGATTTTTGGGCTACTTGGTGTGGACCTTGTAAGGCTTCATTTCCGGGTATGCAGGAATTAGTGACTAAATACAAAGGTAAAGATGTTGAATTTTTGTTTGTAAATACTTGGGAAAGAGATAAAGAAAATAGTGCAACAGTAACAAAAGTTAAGACATTTATTACTGATAAAAAATATAGTTTTAATGTAATATTCGACTTTGATGGTGCCATAACAACAAAATATAAAGTAGAAGGAATTCCAGCTAAAATTCTAATTGACAAAAAAGGAACTATAATTTCAGATAGTGCATCAGAACAAGACCTGATTAATTTAATTGATGAGCAATTGAGTTTGTAATTTTCTAAAATTATAAAAATAAAGTACTATGGATTTGAAGTCCGTAGTTTGTAATAGTAAGTTGAAAGTCTTTAAGTTGGGAAAATGTTTTGTTTTTACAGTAATTGCACAAATTTTCACAAATTGATTCGTGAAAATTTGTGCAATTACTGTTGAATATTCATTTAATTTTTGAATTGGTTTCGTTTGTTAATTGTTCAAATCCTCAGATTTTCTAATTTTATTCGTAAATTTGCGCCTCAACAAAAAATAAATAAAATGGAAAACGGAATATATGCTAAATTCAACACTGCAAAAGGGGCGATTTTAGTAAAATTAACACACGATTTAACACCAGGAACTGTTGGGAACTTCGTTGCTCTTGCCGAAGGGAACATGGAAAATAAAGTAAAACCTCAAGGACAAAAATTCTATGATGGTTTGAATTTTCACAGAGTAATTCCTGACTTCATGATTCAGGGAGGTTGTCCAAAAGGAACCGGTACTGGTGATCCTGGATATAAATTTGACGATGAATTTCATCCTTCTTTGAAACACGACCGTCCGGGGGTGTTGTCTATGGCAAATTCTGGTCCTGGATCAAATGGTTCTCAGTTTTTTATTACGCACGTACCTACAAGCTGGTTGGATAACAAACACACGGTTTTTGGTCACGTAATCGAAGGTCAGGAAGTGGTTGATGCCGTGGCACAAGGAGATGTGTTGGAAACGCTTGAAATTATCAGAGTTGGTGAAGAAGCGCAAAAATGGAATGCTATTGAAGCTTTCATTGGTTTAAAAGGAGCTCGTTTGAAAAGAGAAGCGGCTTTGAAAGCAGAATCAGAAGCAAAAATGGATGCATTGGCGGCTGGTTTTGAAAAAACAGAAAGCGGTTTGCGTTACCAATTCATCCAAAAAGGAGCTGGTAAAAAAGCGGAAAGTGGAAAAATGGTTTCTGTTCACTACGAAGGTTCATTGGAAAACGGAAAAGTATTTGATTCTTCTTATCCAAGAAAAAAACCAATCGAATTCAGATTGGGTCAAGGTCAGGTAATCGAAGGTTGGGACGAAGGTATTGCTTTGTTGCAAGTTGGTGATAAAGCTCGCTTTGTAATCCCATCGGATTTAGGATACGGACCATCAGGTGCCGGAGGTGTAATTCCACCAAACGCAATCTTGATTTTCGATGTAGAATTGATGGACGTTAAATAATAATCAACGTCCGTACCATAATAAATTCACAATCCCAAAACGTTTAGTCGTTTTGGGATTTTTTTTATCTTCTAAATGAAAGAAAAGAAATCAAAAACGAACAAATAGCTTTGCGAATTTCACGTAAGTCTTTGTAAACTTTGTGGTTAAAAAGCTTCTAAGTCATAAAAATTATAAAATCCTATCACGGATTCTAAGTTGGTTATTGCTACTTCTTAATTAATTCGATATTAGCATTTATTCGGACTTCTTCACTCACTAAAACACCACCGGCTTCTATTGCTGCATTCCATGTCAAACCATAATCTTTACGATTGATTACACCTTTTAGTTTTAGTCCCGCCTTTGTATTTCCCCAATGATCGATATTAGTCCCGCCGTATTCAATATGTAGAATGGTTGGTTTTGTGGTTTCTTTTATGGTCAATTTGCCGATTATTTCAAATGAAGTGTCACCAATTCTTTTGAATTTTGTGGAATTGAAAGTGATTTTTGGAAACTTTTCTGAGTCAAAAAAATCAGCACTTTTTAGGTGAATATCTCTATTTTTATCATTGGTATTGATGGAATTTACATTTGCGGTAAACGAAAATGTCGCATTTTCAAAATTGTCTTCAGCTTCAGCAGTTCCAGCTATTCCATCAAAGCGCCCGGTCAATGTGGCAATTTCCAAGTGTTTAACTTTGAAAAGTAATTCCGAATGTGAAGGGTCTATTTCCCATTTGATAGTTTCCATGATTTTTGTTTTTTTACTGATTATTTTTAGAAGAGGTAATTTTGGGGTCGTTATAATTTAATGCTTGTATGCTTATTATTTCTGAATCCTTTTATAATGACTTTTTACAAGCCCATTCGAAAAGAGGTTGGTTTTTATGTGTTCAAAAGCAATATCCTGATTGAGTTCGCCAAACAAAGGAATTCCGTTTCCGATGAGTACGGGAACCCTTGTGATTATTAGTTCATCGAGTAAATTTTCTTTCAGAAAACTTTGAATCACTTTTCCGCCATCAACATAAATGTTTGAATATCCTTTGTCAGAAAGATAATCGAGTGCCGCTTTGGGCTGAAAAGGCAGAATAGTCACTTTTTCTTTTAAGGCGTCAGGGACCTGTTTAATTTGAGAACTTAATACAAAAACTTTCTGCTGATAAAACCAAGTTGGAAAAGTAAGTACTTTTTCATAAGTACCACTTCCCATTATTATGGCGTCAATTTCACTACTGAATTCGGTATAACTTTGATTAATTTCTTCGCTGTCAAATTGGATAAGCCAATCTATTTCTCCATTCTTTCGGGCAATAAAACCGTCAAGGCTGGTTCCTATGTATGCGATTGTTTTCATTTAATGGTCAAAAAAGACTATTGCAGTTTAGGCTTTTCCAATTTTCCTCAACTGAAAAAAATGGCAATATGAAGAGTGAAAATATTCTTGCCAAGACAAAGGATAGATATCTTTTCATGATTTTCTTACTTTAATTATTAAGGAATAAAATAACATAAAAACACATGCCAAAGTTAGTGATTTTAACTCGTTTTTTTATGATTTTTATTTGTAAATAATTGATTTTTATAATTTTGTGTTTTAAAGAAAGAAAAAATGGATATGATGTTTTAAGATTTAATTTTTGCAATTAATTGTTGTAAATAATCTTGTCCTTCTTCCCAATATTCCAGATTGGAATCAGAGTTGATGTGTCCTTTTTTGCCGACGTTTATAAAATCACTGCCCCAATAATTTGCCAATTTTTTGGCTCTTTCTAGGGACATATAAGAGTCGTTTTCGGTGCCTACTACCAATGTTGGAAAAGGAACAACTTGGGTCGGAATAGGTGAGAAGTGTCTTAAAAAATCAGGGGTATGTTCCGGCGAATCCACATCGGCGGGAGCAACAAGCATAGCGCCTACAATGTTTGGATTGTTGTTTTGCGAAGCCCAATGCATTACCAAGGAAACTGCCAAGCTGTGTGCCACCAAAATGGTTGGTTCTTCTGTTTTCTTAATCGTTTCTTCAAGTCTGTAAAGCCATTCGTGTAGTTG belongs to Flavobacterium gilvum and includes:
- a CDS encoding TlpA disulfide reductase family protein — translated: MKDSKFKIGKENTYVYEPQTGITIPTDAKVKIVYHNKSDYANLTTSLIKKSNVYEFSCKVPDSTRTLILAVYDGKNTVDNNQGKAYDIFLRATNQAELGKCMLNRIQTFGYANYYLGLKQDLKAESILLEYNNLYAKYPILKEDVSYGNYLSIKGSINAEQAKPEILDFAQKCEKKTSEEYLILASRLYGMLKMDDKVKQIESQISTKYPNGEFEKYKFIREFSQHPDKTEQYILESLELYTTKFKDISEKSKDIFYYSLLRIYLEKKDIQKLDQYERLLTDKGMAASLYNSLAWSSSGEDLVTPPKDIEYAEKISKRSLDIIANMQKESSSPEELQNSYNMVADTYALILYKLNRFDEAFQYQDKINQSGVGMSTDAKERYAGMMEKVKGLEFTRKYIESELANGLDSRVMLAQLKEIYKKSNLSLAEYEKIKEKAVGAATAKKNAALVEKYGSTDAIGFNLKNINGKEVKLSDYKGKVVVLDFWATWCGPCKASFPGMQELVTKYKGKDVEFLFVNTWERDKENSATVTKVKTFITDKKYSFNVIFDFDGAITTKYKVEGIPAKILIDKKGTIISDSASEQDLINLIDEQLSL
- a CDS encoding peptidylprolyl isomerase; protein product: MENGIYAKFNTAKGAILVKLTHDLTPGTVGNFVALAEGNMENKVKPQGQKFYDGLNFHRVIPDFMIQGGCPKGTGTGDPGYKFDDEFHPSLKHDRPGVLSMANSGPGSNGSQFFITHVPTSWLDNKHTVFGHVIEGQEVVDAVAQGDVLETLEIIRVGEEAQKWNAIEAFIGLKGARLKREAALKAESEAKMDALAAGFEKTESGLRYQFIQKGAGKKAESGKMVSVHYEGSLENGKVFDSSYPRKKPIEFRLGQGQVIEGWDEGIALLQVGDKARFVIPSDLGYGPSGAGGVIPPNAILIFDVELMDVK
- a CDS encoding YceI family protein, translating into METIKWEIDPSHSELLFKVKHLEIATLTGRFDGIAGTAEAEDNFENATFSFTANVNSINTNDKNRDIHLKSADFFDSEKFPKITFNSTKFKRIGDTSFEIIGKLTIKETTKPTILHIEYGGTNIDHWGNTKAGLKLKGVINRKDYGLTWNAAIEAGGVLVSEEVRINANIELIKK
- a CDS encoding dihydrofolate reductase family protein, encoding MKTIAYIGTSLDGFIARKNGEIDWLIQFDSEEINQSYTEFSSEIDAIIMGSGTYEKVLTFPTWFYQQKVFVLSSQIKQVPDALKEKVTILPFQPKAALDYLSDKGYSNIYVDGGKVIQSFLKENLLDELIITRVPVLIGNGIPLFGELNQDIAFEHIKTNLFSNGLVKSHYKRIQK
- a CDS encoding RBBP9/YdeN family alpha/beta hydrolase, which translates into the protein MIPHLLIIPGLGDSGEKHWQNFWLKKFSNSTKVIQDNWDEPQLHEWLYRLEETIKKTEEPTILVAHSLAVSLVMHWASQNNNPNIVGAMLVAPADVDSPEHTPDFLRHFSPIPTQVVPFPTLVVGTENDSYMSLERAKKLANYWGSDFINVGKKGHINSDSNLEYWEEGQDYLQQLIAKIKS